The sequence below is a genomic window from Rhodococcus sp. 4CII.
AGCTACCCGACTCCCGGCCACCTCGACTAGAAGGGAAATACCGATGTCACGGATGGCAGGCAAGGTCGCCTTCATCACCGGTGCCGGGAACGGCATGGGACGCAGTCACGCGGTTCGGCTCGCCGAGGAGGGCGCCGACGTGGTCGTCGTCGATCTGCCGTCGGCGGAGTCCGATCTCGCCGAGACCGGCAGGCAGGTCGGCGAACTCGGCCGGCGGGCGGTCGTCGCACATGCCGACGTCCGGGACCCGTCCGCGTTGCGGGCAGCCGTCGCGGCGGGGGTCGAGGAACTGGGCCCCCTCGACGTCGTCGTAGCGAACGCGGGTGTCTGCGACAACCCCGGCCCGGCCTGGACGATCGACGACGCGGACTGGCACCGGTCGCTCGACGTCAACCTCACCGGGGTCTGGAACACGGCGACGGCCGCGGTCCCGGCGATGCGCGACGGTGGCGGTTCCGTCGTGATCGTCAGTTCGACCGCCGGCATCAAGGCGGTGGCCGGGGCCGCCCACTATTCGGCGTCCAAGACCGCCGTGGTCGGGTTGGCCCGGACCCTCGCGAATGAACTCGGACCGCAGTTCATCCGGGTGAACGTGCTGCACCCCGGCGCCGTCGGCACCCGCATGACCTTGAACCCCGCGACGATGGCACGGCTGCGGCCGGACCTCGAGAATCCGACCCACGACGACGTCGTGCCGGTTCTCGCGGCCAACCACATGCTGCCCGTGCCGTGGCTGGACTCGCGCGACGTCAGCAACGCGCTGCTGTTCCTGGCCTCCGACGAATCGCGATACATCACCGGCACACAACTCGTGGTCGATGCCGGACTGACCCAGAAGGTGTAGAGATGACAGGTCGAGTGAACGGAAGAGTCGTCCTGGTCACCGGTGCCGCACGCGGGATCGGCCGGGCGCAGGCATTGCGGTTCGCGCAGGAGGGTGCCGACGTCGTGGCCGTCGACCTGTGCGGCCCGGTCGGCACGGTGGTGACGCCGCCGGCGAGTCCGGAGGATTTGGAGCAGACCGCGAAACTGGTCGGCGACACCGGCCGTCGGATCGTGACTGCGCAGGTGGACGTGCGTGACGGCGACGCGCTCGCCGAGTCGGTCACGGCGGCGGCCGGGGAACTGGGCGGGCTGGACTTCGTGTGCGCCACGGCGGGCATCACGTCGTCGGGTGCGGCACTGGAACTGGACTCCGAGACGTGGCAGACGATGCTCGACGTCAACCTGACGGGGGTGTGGCAGACGTGCAAGTCGGCGGCCCCGCATCTCATCGAGCGGGGAGGCGGCGCGATGATCCTGACGAGTTCCATCGCCGGTCTGCGGGGGCTCGTCGGTGTCGCCCACTACACGGCGGCCAAGCACGGGGTGGTGGGACTGATGCGGTCGCTGGCGAAGGAACTCGCCCCGCACGGGGTCCGCGTCAACAGTGTCCATCCGACGAACGTGGACACGGACATGATTCAGAACGACATGGTGCGGCGGGCGTTCCGGCCCGACCTCGAGCACCCCACCCGGGAGGAATTCGCGGCGGCCGCGGTGACGATGAACATGCTGCCGATTCCCTGGATCGAACCGGTCGACGTCGCCAACGCCGCACTGTTCCTGGCGTCGGACGAGGCGCGGTACATCACGTCCGTCGCCCTGCCCATCGACGCTGGAAGCGTCAGTAGATAGTGCTGGAAGCGTCAGTAGATAGTGCGAGTCGCTCCGCTCGGCGTGCCGGCCGTGGTATGTAGAACAGGTGTCAGTTTCCGATCTCGAGGCAGTCGCGGCGATCAGCCGGCTCAAGTACGCGTATCTCCGTGCGCTCGACACGAAGAGCTGGGACGAGTTCGCCGACACCCTGCTGCCGGACGCCACAGCGAACTACGGTGAGCGCCTCACCTTCGACTCACGCGACGCGCTCGTCGAGTACATGAAGTCAAACCTCGGATCGAACACCATCACCGAGCATCACTGCGGTCATCCGGAGATCGACGTGGACGCCGATGCGGCCACGGGACGGTGGTACCTCTCCGACACCGTGCTGATCCCGGAGCACGGCATGTTGTTGCGCGGGGCGGCGTTCTACTCCGACCGCTACCGGCGGGGCGCCGACGGTCGGTGGCGGATCGCGCACACGGGGTACGAGCGCACGTACGAAGCGGTGGTGTCGCTGGCCGACGTCCCGAGTTTCCATCTCACAGCCAACCGATGGGCGGACACCTGATGGGCACGCTGGACGGCAAGGTCGCGTTGATCACCGGCGCCGGTCAGGGGGTGGGCGCGGGCATGGCATTCGCGTTGGCCAAGGAGGGCGCCCGGATCGGGGTGGTCGGGCGGACGGAGGCGAAACTCGTCGACACGTGCGCCGCCATCGCCGACTTCGGCGGAATCGCCGAGCCGATCGTCTGCGACGTGAGCAAGCGCGATCAGCTGGCGCCGATGGTCGACCGCGTCGTGGACGTGTTCGGCGGCCTCGACATCCTGATCAACAACGCCAATGCCAGCGCGCTCGGACCGCTCCTCGACGTCACCCCGAAACTGCTGGACCGGGCGCTGGCGGTCGGTCCGGTGGCGACCCTGTTCCTCATGCAGCTGTGCTATCCGCACCTCAAGGCGCGCGGCGGCGGGTCGATCATCAATCTGGTCAGCTCCTCGGCGGTGCGGTGGGACACCAGCGGTTACGGGCTGTACGCGGCCACCAAGGAGGCGATGCGCTCGCTCACCCGCACCGCGGCCAGCGAATGGGGACCCGACGGCATCCGGGTCAATGCGGTCGCCCCGCATGCGCTGTCACCGGGCCTGAAATGGTGGACGGAGAACAACCCCGAGGAAGCCGCGGAATTCGTGAAGTCGATCCCGCTCGGCCGGATCGGCGACTGCGAGCAGGACATCGGGCGCGCGGTCGTCTTCCTCGTCGGCCCCGACGCCGGCTACCTGTCCGGTGCCACCATTCCGCTCGACGGCGGGCAGGCGCGCTGGAGTTGACCCCGCACGGTTGCCCCGCGCTTGCTCATTTCCCTCCGGTCCGGTAGGAATTGGGTCGTGCATACGACTCACCTGGTGCGACGCCTCACCGTCGACCTGTGCCGTACGTGCGCCAACATGTGTTGTTGTTGACGGTCCGGCGCGCGTACCGCGTGCTGTCCACTCCTCGGTAGCCATCGGCCTTTCGGTAATTCCTCGCGCATTCTCCGCGTTCGCAGGTCCGGGCCGACCCTCGACAATTTCGCGAAAGAAAATCATGAGCATTGCATTCGAGACCAGAGCTGCGTCGCTGACGCTCGACAAGTTCGGCCCGTCGTTCGGCGCCGAGATCATCGGCCTGGACGTCGCCACTGCCACCGACGACGAGGTGGCCGCGATCCGGTCGGCGTTGACCGAACACAAGGTTCTGGTCCTGCGGGGCCAGTCGCTCGACGACGGAAGCCACATCGAGTTCGGTCGCCGACTCGGGCGGCTGACCGCGGGCCACCCCGTCCACGACAGCGGCGACGTCGCGCAGGAGGTGTACGCGCTCGACAGTCAGGACAACGGTTTCGCCGACGTGTGGCACACCGACGTCACGTTCATGAAGCGACCGCCGCTGGGATCGATCCTCCGCCCCGTCGTTCTCCCACCGCACGGTGGCGACACCAACTGGGCCGACAGCCAACTCGCGTACGAGTCACTGTCACTGCCCGTGCGGCAGATGATCGATCAGCTCACGGCAGTGCACGACGGCAACCGGGAGTTCGGGTACTACCTCGCGCAGAAACGTGGCGGCAAGGGAAACGTCTGGGACGGTGAGGAAGTCACGGCGCTCGTGCCCGTCGAGCATCCCGTCGTGCGGGTTCATCCGGAGACGGGGCGCAAGGGCATTTTCGTGAACCCGGGGTTCACGTCCCACATCGCCGGAGTGTCCGAGGCGGAGAGTCGCGGAATCCTCGACTTCCTCTACGCGCACCTCACCAAACCCGAGCACATCGTGCGCCACCGGTGGCGGCTCGGCGACCTCGTGCTGTGGGACAACCGCAGCACCGTGCACTACGCCAACCGTGACTACGGAACCCAGCACCGCGTCATGCACCGCATCACGCTGGAAGGTGACGTGCCTTTCGGCCCGCGGTAGGGCAACCCGCGCATTCACCGGGCGGGCGGCGTCCGCAGCGACTACCGTCACGATCCGTGACCCCGGCATCGGACATCTCACGTCGCAAGTTTCTCGCCTCCGCCGCAGCGGCCGGTGGCGCCGCTTTCCTCAGTTCGTGGGCGGGCCCGGTCATCGACCGTGCCTACGCGCAGGATCCGGGCGGCAGTGGATCGCTGAACGACATCGAGCACTTCGTCTACCTGATGCAGGAGAACCGGTCGTTCGACCACTATTACGGCACGCTGTCGGGGGTGCGCGGCTTCGACGACCCGTCGCCGGCGTGGCAGCAGTACGGCTGGACGCCGGGTGCGGGGCCGACCCCGACCGGGTATCTCAACCCGTTTCGCCTCGACACCACGCAGGGCGCACACCTCGACGGTGAATGCATCAACGACCCGACCCATGCGTGGGGTCCGCAGCACGACGCGTGGAACGGCGGCGCGATGGACCGGTGGATGCCGGTGCACGTCGCGCACGAGGGACCGCTCAACGGTCCCGCGACGATGGGCTACTACACGCGGGCCGACATCCCCGTGCACTACGAGCTCGCCGACGCCTTCACGATCTGCGATCACTACTTCTGCTCGGTGCTCGGACCGACTGATCCGAACCGGCTGTACTGGATGACGGGAACGATCGATCCGGACGGTCTGGCCGGTGGACCGCTGGTCGAGACGCCGACGGTGATCCCCAGGTTCACCTACTCGTGGCGCACCTACCCGGAGAATCTGCAGGAGGCCGGCGTCAGCTGGAAGGTGTACGCCAACAAGGATCTCGGGCCCGTGTCGAGCGTCGCGCTCGACGGAATGCTCGGCTGCTTCAAGCAATACAGCGACCCGAATTCGGAACTCGCCCGACGCGGGCTCGATCCGACGTACCCGAACGACTTCCGGGCCGACGTCGCGAACGGAACCCTGCCCGCGGTGTCCTGGATCGTGCCCAACATCTTCACCTGCGAGCACCCGGCGCTGCCCCCGGCCGCGGGCGCGGTCGGGATCGTCGAGGTACTCGACATCCTCACGTCCAACCCGGCGATCTGGGAGAAGACGGCACTGATCATCAGTTACGACGAGAACGGCGGCTTCTTCGACCACGTCACCCCGCCGACTCCGCCGCCGGGCACCCCGGGTGAATACCTGACGGTTCCGTTGAACACGGTGTCGGAGAGCGACAACAATCCGGGCCCGATCGGCCTCGGTTTCCGGGTCCCGTCGCTGATCATCTCGCCGTACAGTCGCGGCGGCCTCGTCGCGTCCGACACGTTCGACCACACCTCGCAGTTACGGCTTCTCGAGAAGCGCTTCGGTGTACCCGTCCCCAATCTCACCGACTGGCGTCGCGGCGCCGTCGGCGACATGACGTCCGTGTTCGACTTCTCGTCGGCGCCGAACGCCGGCGTGCCCGCGATGACGGACCCGGGGCCACGCCTGCAGGCGGCGATCGCCCAGTGCGGGCCGAACGTGGCCGCGGGGACGCTGAACGCCGGTGCGCCCTACCCCGTCCCGCCGAATTCGATGCCCGTGCAGGAACAGTCGCCGCTGCGGCGCCGTCCCAGCGGGTTGATCATGTAGCGGCCTGCCGTCACAGGCGCACCGCCCGGCCCTCGTCGATCGACTGCACGATCGCCAGCGCGGCCAACGGTGAACTTCAAGGTCGGAGGGCGTCGACCGTCTCGCCGGCGGTCGTGGGATCCGGCGTCTCGCCGGTGGCCCCGCGCGTGCGCTGACGGTAGATTCCGATTCCGACCACCACGGCGGCGAGTCCCATCGAGACGTACATCTGGCTCCTGGTCTCCGGCAACACCAGCATGCCGACGCAGAGCGCGACGATGGCGGCGATGGTGCACCACGTCAGGTACGGGAACAGCCACATCTTCAGCGTGAGGTCCTTGCCCTCCGCCTCGAGCTGACGCCGCATCCGCAGCTGCGACACCGAGATCGCCAGCCACACGAACAGCGCGATCGCTCCCGAGGAGTTGACGAGGAACAGGAACACAGTGTCCGGGTACAGGTAGTTGAGGCCCACCGTCAGGAAGCCCACGACCGTCGAGACGAGAACGGCCTGACGTGGGACGCCGGACGAGCCGATCTTCGACAGTGCGGCCGGGGCGTCGCCGCGGCGGGAGAGCGAGAAGATCATCCGGCTCGCCGTGTACAGCCCGGAGTTCAGGCAGGACAGCACGGACGTGAGCACGACGACGTCCATGATGTTGCCGGCCGCAGGAATACCGAACGAGTCCATGACGGCGACGTACGGGCTCAGCGCGACGGACGCGTCGTCCCACGGCAGCAGCGTCACGACGACGGCGATGGATCCGATGTAGAAGATGAGGATGCGCCACACGACGGAGCGCACGGCGTTGCGCACTGCCGCAACGGGGTTCGCGGATTCACCGGCCGCGATGGTGGCGATCTCGGCGCCGAAGAACGAGAACACGACGACGAGCACGGCCGCGAACACGGCACCGGCCCCGTTCGGGAAGAACCCGCCGTGACCGGTCAGGTTGGTGAGTCCGGGTGCTTCGACGCCGGGCAGGGCTCCGCAGATCGCGAGGACGCCGAGCGCGAGGAAGATGACGATGGCCGCGACCTTGATCGACGCGAACCAGAACTCGAACTCGCCGAACGACTTCACGGACGCGATGTTCGTCAGCGTGAGCAGCACCATCAGGATCAGTGCCCAACTCCACTGCGGGACGTCGGGGATCCAGCGGTTCATGATGACGGCACCGGCCGTCGCCTCGATGCCGAGGACGATGATCCAGAACCAGGCGTAGAGCCAGCCGATGCTGAATCCGGCCCACCGTCCGATCGCGCGGTCCGCGTACGCCGAGAACGACCCCGTCTCGGGGTTGGCGGTCGACATCTCGCCGAGCATGCGCATCACCAGGATGACGACGATGCCCGCGAGCGCATAGGCGACGAGAACGCCGGGGCCCGTCTCGCGGATCGCGACCCCGGAGCCCACGAAGAGGCCTGCGCCGATCACCCCCGCGATAGCGATCATCGAGAGGTGCCGCTTCTTCAGTGAGTGCTGAAGCTGCGGATCGGTGGTACCTGACATGGAGAAATCCCTTCGGCGCTACTCCGGATGTGATGTGCGTCGCTGATTCGGGAAAGTGTGTACGAGTCGCCGGGGCGGAGGTACCGCCGATTCGGTGAATTTCGAGCAACCCGGTTGGACGAAACGGCAGTACCGCGCACCTGCACTGCCTTGACAACGCGTAAACGCTATGGCTACCGTCACATTATTCAATCAGCGGACAGGCGTTCGGCATGCGAACGGGATCTGGCGCAAACGTAGACGGGACAGCGGAATGAGCGATCACGCCTTCACCCCGGCGGCCGAGAAGCAGGCGCGACGCGCAGCGTTGAGCAGCTTCGTCGGCGCGGTCATCGACTGGTACGACTTCCTGCTCTACGGGTTGGTCGCGGCCCTGGTCTTCAACTCGGAGTTCTTCCCCAACGTCAGCCCCGCGATCGGGACGCTCGCCGCGTTCGCGACGTTCGGTGTCGGATTCCTGTTCCGCCCGCTCGGCGGCGTGGTGTTCGGCCACTACGGCGACCGCATCGGACGCAAGCGGATGCTGATCCTCACCGTGCTGATCATGGGTACGAGCACCGCCCTGATCGGACTGCTGCCGTCGTTCGCCGCGGTCGGCTGGTGGGCGCCGGTTCTGCTCGTCGCCTTGCGCGCCATCCAGGGCTTCGCCGTCGGCGGCGAGTGGGGTGGTGCCGCGCTGATGGCGGTGGAGAGCGCGCCGCCGAAGAAGAAGGCGTTCTACAGCAGCGGCGTGCAGGTCGGCTACTCGGTCGGACTCATCCTCGCCACCGGATTCGTCATGCTCATGAGCAACCTGACCACCGAGGAGGCGTTCAGCCAGTGGGGCTGGCGGGTGCCGTTCGTCGCCAGCGTCGTCCTCGTCGGCATCGGCCTGTGGATCCGCGCCGGCGTCCAGGAGAGCCCCGAGTTCGTCGACAAGGTCGAGAAGGTCGAAGAGGAGCAGCACAAGCAGGAGAAGAAGCGGATTCCGCTCGTCGAGGCGCTGCGCAACCACCCGAAGGCATTCCTGCAGATCATCGGTCTGCGTTTCGCCGAACTCTTCTCCATGTACATCGTCACCACGTTCGCGCTGAGCTACTCCACCAAGGAACTGGGCATGGAGCGCAACTTCATGCTCGACGTCGGACTGCTCGTCGGCGCCGTGGGCATCGGCACGATCCCGCTGTTCGCCTGGCTGTCCGACAAGCACGGCCGTCGTCGCGTCTACATCCTCGGTGCGCTGATCGGCGCGGTGTGCGCGTTCCCGTTCTTCATCTTCCTCGAACACGGGTCGATGATCGGCACCGTCATCCTGGCCGTGCTCCTCGTCAACATCTCGCACGACATGGTGGTCAGCGTGCAGCAGCCGCTGTTCACCGAGATGTTCGGGGCGGAGTACCGCTACAGCGGTGCCGGGGTCGGCTACCAGGTGGCCAGTGCGATCGGCGGCGGTTTCACCCCGTTCATCGCTGCCGCCCTGGTCACCGCCAGCGGGGGTTCCTGGCACCTCGTGGCCGTGTACCTGGCCGGCGGCTGCATCGTCAGCGCCCTGATCGCATGGCGACTGCAGCCCGATTCGGGTGCGGCGGCGTCGGACGCCGACGCGTCGGCGAAGCTCGAGAACGCGCGCTGAGCACCTACCGTCGTTCGTCGCACGGCGGGACACGCACGCCTGACGGCTAGCCGAGGGACAGGTCCAGCCCGATCCGCTCCGCCGTCGCCACCAGGCTCGGCACCACCGACGCCTCGACGTCGTCCCGCGTGTACTGGGTGCCCTGCAGCGAGGAGTTGAGGGCGGCGACCACGGTGCCCGTCCGATCCCGGATGGGCACGGCCGCCCCGCGGATGCCGATCTCGAGTTCGTTCTCCGACATCGACCAGCCGTCCGCGGCAACCGTCCGGACCTCGGCACGCAGTTGCTCGGCGTCGGAGATCGTGTGGGGTGTGAACGACCGGAATTCGGTGGACTTCAGGTAGTCGTCGAGCGCGTCGGCCGAAAGTCCGGCCAGCAGAACACGTCCCGTGGACGTCGCGTACGCGGGAAACCGCATGCCCACCGTAATGGAGATACGGATGATTCGCGGTGAACGCACCCGTGCCACGTACACCACGTCGGGGCCGTCGAGGATGGTCACCGAGATGGTCTCGCCCAGTTCCTTCGCGAGAGCCTCGATGTGCGGATCCGCGACCTGCGGCAGCCGCAGCGCGGCCAGGTAGGAGAAGCCGAACCGGAGCACGCGCGGTGTCAGCGAGAAGTTGCGGCCGTCGAGTCGCAGGAACCCCTTGTCCACCAGGGTGAGCAGAATGCGCCGCGCCGTGGACCGGGTGATCCCGACGGCCTGCGCCACCTCACTCAGAGTGCGCGCACGGTGCTGGTCGTCGAAGCATTCGAGAACGCTCAAACCGCGGTCCAGGGACTCGAGGAAATACCGTTCCTCGGCCACCTCAGCAGCTCCCCGATTCGCGCACGCCGCCATCCTACCGTGGCTGGCTAGAGGCCCGTTTCCGCAGGAAGCCGCCCCGATTTCACTGCCGCCCGCAGTGCGTCGTAATCCTTCTCGGACTGATCCGCGTAGAGGCGGGCCCAGTCGGTGACGGCCCGGTCGAAGGCATCCCCGTTGCCGAGATATCCGGTGACGAAGGCGGATCCGGGGCTCTGGCTGTGCGCGCGGGCGAGCATCGACCCGCAAAGCCTCGCGTACCGGGCCGACCGCGACGGATCCAGGGTGTGCAGGTCGACGGACCCCTTCATGTCGCGGAACTGGCGGAGGTAGAAGTCGCGCAGACGCCCGTCGTCGCCCTCCACACCTTGCACCCATCCCAGGAACGGATCCGATTGCGCCTGAAGGATTCGCTGCGCGCCGACGACTCGGGACCCCTGGCCCTTCTCGGCGACGGCACGAATGATCGATTCCGGTGCGGTCGTGACCTTCCCGTGTGTCTCCAGGACTGATTGGGGCGCCTCCTTGG
It includes:
- a CDS encoding TauD/TfdA family dioxygenase, which encodes MSIAFETRAASLTLDKFGPSFGAEIIGLDVATATDDEVAAIRSALTEHKVLVLRGQSLDDGSHIEFGRRLGRLTAGHPVHDSGDVAQEVYALDSQDNGFADVWHTDVTFMKRPPLGSILRPVVLPPHGGDTNWADSQLAYESLSLPVRQMIDQLTAVHDGNREFGYYLAQKRGGKGNVWDGEEVTALVPVEHPVVRVHPETGRKGIFVNPGFTSHIAGVSEAESRGILDFLYAHLTKPEHIVRHRWRLGDLVLWDNRSTVHYANRDYGTQHRVMHRITLEGDVPFGPR
- a CDS encoding IclR family transcriptional regulator C-terminal domain-containing protein; this translates as MAACANRGAAEVAEERYFLESLDRGLSVLECFDDQHRARTLSEVAQAVGITRSTARRILLTLVDKGFLRLDGRNFSLTPRVLRFGFSYLAALRLPQVADPHIEALAKELGETISVTILDGPDVVYVARVRSPRIIRISITVGMRFPAYATSTGRVLLAGLSADALDDYLKSTEFRSFTPHTISDAEQLRAEVRTVAADGWSMSENELEIGIRGAAVPIRDRTGTVVAALNSSLQGTQYTRDDVEASVVPSLVATAERIGLDLSLG
- a CDS encoding SDR family NAD(P)-dependent oxidoreductase; its protein translation is MGTLDGKVALITGAGQGVGAGMAFALAKEGARIGVVGRTEAKLVDTCAAIADFGGIAEPIVCDVSKRDQLAPMVDRVVDVFGGLDILINNANASALGPLLDVTPKLLDRALAVGPVATLFLMQLCYPHLKARGGGSIINLVSSSAVRWDTSGYGLYAATKEAMRSLTRTAASEWGPDGIRVNAVAPHALSPGLKWWTENNPEEAAEFVKSIPLGRIGDCEQDIGRAVVFLVGPDAGYLSGATIPLDGGQARWS
- a CDS encoding alkaline phosphatase family protein, which codes for MTPASDISRRKFLASAAAAGGAAFLSSWAGPVIDRAYAQDPGGSGSLNDIEHFVYLMQENRSFDHYYGTLSGVRGFDDPSPAWQQYGWTPGAGPTPTGYLNPFRLDTTQGAHLDGECINDPTHAWGPQHDAWNGGAMDRWMPVHVAHEGPLNGPATMGYYTRADIPVHYELADAFTICDHYFCSVLGPTDPNRLYWMTGTIDPDGLAGGPLVETPTVIPRFTYSWRTYPENLQEAGVSWKVYANKDLGPVSSVALDGMLGCFKQYSDPNSELARRGLDPTYPNDFRADVANGTLPAVSWIVPNIFTCEHPALPPAAGAVGIVEVLDILTSNPAIWEKTALIISYDENGGFFDHVTPPTPPPGTPGEYLTVPLNTVSESDNNPGPIGLGFRVPSLIISPYSRGGLVASDTFDHTSQLRLLEKRFGVPVPNLTDWRRGAVGDMTSVFDFSSAPNAGVPAMTDPGPRLQAAIAQCGPNVAAGTLNAGAPYPVPPNSMPVQEQSPLRRRPSGLIM
- a CDS encoding amino acid permease; protein product: MSGTTDPQLQHSLKKRHLSMIAIAGVIGAGLFVGSGVAIRETGPGVLVAYALAGIVVILVMRMLGEMSTANPETGSFSAYADRAIGRWAGFSIGWLYAWFWIIVLGIEATAGAVIMNRWIPDVPQWSWALILMVLLTLTNIASVKSFGEFEFWFASIKVAAIVIFLALGVLAICGALPGVEAPGLTNLTGHGGFFPNGAGAVFAAVLVVVFSFFGAEIATIAAGESANPVAAVRNAVRSVVWRILIFYIGSIAVVVTLLPWDDASVALSPYVAVMDSFGIPAAGNIMDVVVLTSVLSCLNSGLYTASRMIFSLSRRGDAPAALSKIGSSGVPRQAVLVSTVVGFLTVGLNYLYPDTVFLFLVNSSGAIALFVWLAISVSQLRMRRQLEAEGKDLTLKMWLFPYLTWCTIAAIVALCVGMLVLPETRSQMYVSMGLAAVVVGIGIYRQRTRGATGETPDPTTAGETVDALRP
- a CDS encoding nuclear transport factor 2 family protein, whose amino-acid sequence is MSVSDLEAVAAISRLKYAYLRALDTKSWDEFADTLLPDATANYGERLTFDSRDALVEYMKSNLGSNTITEHHCGHPEIDVDADAATGRWYLSDTVLIPEHGMLLRGAAFYSDRYRRGADGRWRIAHTGYERTYEAVVSLADVPSFHLTANRWADT
- a CDS encoding mycofactocin-coupled SDR family oxidoreductase, which produces MTGRVNGRVVLVTGAARGIGRAQALRFAQEGADVVAVDLCGPVGTVVTPPASPEDLEQTAKLVGDTGRRIVTAQVDVRDGDALAESVTAAAGELGGLDFVCATAGITSSGAALELDSETWQTMLDVNLTGVWQTCKSAAPHLIERGGGAMILTSSIAGLRGLVGVAHYTAAKHGVVGLMRSLAKELAPHGVRVNSVHPTNVDTDMIQNDMVRRAFRPDLEHPTREEFAAAAVTMNMLPIPWIEPVDVANAALFLASDEARYITSVALPIDAGSVSR
- a CDS encoding mycofactocin-coupled SDR family oxidoreductase, with the translated sequence MSRMAGKVAFITGAGNGMGRSHAVRLAEEGADVVVVDLPSAESDLAETGRQVGELGRRAVVAHADVRDPSALRAAVAAGVEELGPLDVVVANAGVCDNPGPAWTIDDADWHRSLDVNLTGVWNTATAAVPAMRDGGGSVVIVSSTAGIKAVAGAAHYSASKTAVVGLARTLANELGPQFIRVNVLHPGAVGTRMTLNPATMARLRPDLENPTHDDVVPVLAANHMLPVPWLDSRDVSNALLFLASDESRYITGTQLVVDAGLTQKV
- the shiA gene encoding shikimate transporter; this translates as MSDHAFTPAAEKQARRAALSSFVGAVIDWYDFLLYGLVAALVFNSEFFPNVSPAIGTLAAFATFGVGFLFRPLGGVVFGHYGDRIGRKRMLILTVLIMGTSTALIGLLPSFAAVGWWAPVLLVALRAIQGFAVGGEWGGAALMAVESAPPKKKAFYSSGVQVGYSVGLILATGFVMLMSNLTTEEAFSQWGWRVPFVASVVLVGIGLWIRAGVQESPEFVDKVEKVEEEQHKQEKKRIPLVEALRNHPKAFLQIIGLRFAELFSMYIVTTFALSYSTKELGMERNFMLDVGLLVGAVGIGTIPLFAWLSDKHGRRRVYILGALIGAVCAFPFFIFLEHGSMIGTVILAVLLVNISHDMVVSVQQPLFTEMFGAEYRYSGAGVGYQVASAIGGGFTPFIAAALVTASGGSWHLVAVYLAGGCIVSALIAWRLQPDSGAAASDADASAKLENAR